The region GGTGAGGCGCCCCGACCTCGCCCGCGCCTACCGCCTCACGGCGGCGGGCTTTTTCGGCTACAAGGCCCTGACCCTGCTCGTCAATGCGCTGACCTATCCCCGGCTGCGGCCCCGGTCCCTCGCCCCGGAGCGGCCCCGCGTCTCGCTGCTGGTGCCCGCGCGGAACGAGGCCCACAACCTCCCCCACACGCTGCCGGGCCTGCTCGCGCAGGGGGCGGACGAGGTGCTGGTCCTCGATGACGGCAGCACGGACGGCACCGCCGGGGTGGCGCGGGCGCTGGGAGCGCAGGTGCTCACGGGCGCTCCCCTCCCCCCCGGCTGGCACGGCAAGCCCTGGGCCTGTCAGCAACTGGGGGAGGCAGCGACGGGCGAGGTCCTGATCTTCACCGACGCAGACGTGGAGTGGCACCCCGGTGCCCTGGGCGCGGTGCTGCACGAGTTCGCCCGCTCGGGGACCGACTTCCTGAGCGTCTATCCCCGGCAGCGCAACGTGACGTTCGGCGAGCGGCTGCTCACGCCGCTGGTGGACACGGTGCTGCTGACCTTCCTGCCGCATCCGCTGCTGCGTTTTCCGCACCATGCGGCCGCCGCCGCCAACGGGCAACTCATCGTGCTGCGGCGAGAAACCTACCGCCGGGTCGGAGGGCACGCGCTGGTGCGCTCGGAACTGCTGGAGGACGTGGCTTTCGCCAGCCGGGTCAAGGCGCGGGGCGGGCGGCTGGGGCTGGCGCTGGGGCGCGGGGTGCTGGAGGTGCGGATGTACCGCAGTTACCCCGACTCGGTAGGGGGCTTCGGGAAGAATGTCGGCTCCTTTCATGGTCGCTCGCGGGCGCTGCTGGCCGCCTCTCTGGGGTGGCATCTCGCGGCGTACACGCTGCCCTGGCTGCTGCCGGGACACGTGCGGGGGGTGTGGCCGCTGCGCCTCGCGGGGCTGGCCGAGCGTACGTCGGTCAACCTGCTGACTGGGCGCCGCCGCCCCGCCGACCTCGCCGAGGGGCTGCTCGCGCCGGTCACGCCGCTGCTGGCCCTGCCCGTGTATCGTCGGGCCATGCGGCGCAAGGTGGCCTGGAAGGGCCGGGAGTACGAGCAATGAACGGTCCCGCCCCCCACCCCGGAAGCCCCGCGTGAGTCCCCGGACCCGCCATATCGCCGTCATCGGGGCGGGCTTCGCGGGCCTCGCGGCGGCGCTGCGGCTGGCGCAGGCCGGGGCCAGGGTCACGGTCCTGGACGCCCTGGAGCGGCCCGGCGGCAAGGCGGCGCTGGGCTACGAGGACTTCTCCAGCGGCCCCACCGTGGTCACCATGCCGCAGGTCTTCCGGGGCCTGCACGCCCGGTTGGGGCTAGACCTGCCCCCGCTGGAACCCGCCCGCCCCACCACGACCTACCACGCGCTCTCGGGCCGCACCTTCGCGCCCGAGGCGCTGCATGTGGCCGGAAGCCTGGAGCCGACGCTGGCGCAACTCTCCCGACAGGAGGCCCGCGACTATGCCCGGCTGCTGGAGGCCGCCCGGCGGATGTACCGGGACGCCGCACCCACCTTCATCTTCGGGCCGCCGCCGGGTCGCGCCGGGCTCGCCCGCTACGCCCTGACGCGGGGCCTGCGGGCCGCCCCGTGGAGCAGCCTCGCCCGCCTCGTGCGCAGTGGCCCCTTCCTGACCCCCTTCTGGCTGCGCTTCGCCACGTATCTGGGGGCCGATCCCTACCGCGCCCCCGCCGTCCTGCACAACATTTCCTGGGTGGAGCTGGGCTATGGGGTGTGGCACCTGGAGGGGGGGCTGGGCGCACTCGCCGGGCGGCTGCACGAGCGGGCGGCGGCGCTGGGCGTGCGCTTCGAGTTCGGCACGCGGGTCCAGCTTCTGAGCACCCACGGCGGACAGGTCCTCGGGGCGCACACCAGCCGGGGAGCCTTTGCCGCCGACGCCTGGGTCAGCGCCGCCGACCGTGCCCTCACACGCGGGTGGCTGGGCCTGCCCGCCGACCCCGCCCCGCGCGGCCTGAGCGGATTTGCCCTGCAACTGCGGCTCCCGGAGAACCGGGGGCACGCCCACCACATCTTCTGGCCTGCCGAGTACGCCCGCGAGTGGCGCGACATCCGGGCGGGGCAGCTGCCGGGGGACCCCACCCTCTACCTGCACCTGGACGGCGACCGGGCCTTCCTGCTGGTGAACGCGCCGCCCCGCCCGGAGGCCGTCGGGAACGCGCCGGAGTACGGCAAGTTCCTGCTGCGGCAGCTTCAGGCCCGCTTTCCGCTGGAGGTATCCGAGTGGCGGCCCCTCTCCCCCGCCGACTACGCCCGCACCGGGGTGGGCGGCGCGTTATACGGACAGGCGCCGCACGGCCTGACGGGGAGCCTGCGCCCCGGCTGGACGCTGCCGGGTGCCCGCAACCTCGTGCAGGTGGGGGGCACGGTGCATCCGGGCGGAGGGGTGCCGCTCTCCATCCTCAGCGGCTGGAACGGGGCCGGGCAGTTGCTGGGCCTGGGCTACGACGACCTGGGGGGCCGGGACGTGCCCGGCAAGGGGGAAACGTGGCCCGGCTGACCCCCCTCGCGGCCCTGCCCGAGCCGCCCCCCCGCCCCGGCTCCGGTCACCTTCAGGACTGGGCGCAGGCGCCGCTGCCCTTGCTGGAGGAGGGAGCGCGGCGGGCACGCGAGGGCGGCGGGAGCCTGTTCCAATTGCGGTTGGGCCTTCCGGCGGTGCTGGGCTTCAGTCCGGAATGGAATCGCCGTGTGCTCACCGACCTGCCCACCTTCCGCAGCGCGGGCACCTTTCCGCGTCTGGTGCCCTTTATCGCGGGCGGCATCGTCCTGACCGACGCGCCGGAGCACCGCGCCCGCCGGGGCGTGCTGAATCCGGCGTTCGGCCGCTCGGAGCTGGAAGCCCTGCGCGAGCGGGTGCGCCTGGCCCGCCCCCCCGTGCCCACCGGCGAGTTCGACGCGCTGGACTGGGCCGACCGCGCCGTGCTGCGGATGCTGAACGCGGCGTACTTCAGCGGCGAGTTTCCGGAGGAGCTGCTGCACGCCTTCCTCGCCCCGCTGCGGCGCCCCTTTCCTTACCCGGCGCTACCCCGGCCCCGACTCTTTGCCCGCGTCCGGGCCGAGCTGGACTGGCTGGCCCTGCGGCGGCGGGCAGCGGGCGGAGGCGACGATCTCCTCGCCGTCCTCGCCCCCCTTCCCGGCGGGCTGGAGGAGGTGCGGATCAGCCTCGCCGCCGCGCACGACACCACCACACACGCGCTGGTGTGGACGATGTGGCACCTCGCCCGGCACCCGAGGTGGCACACGCGGGAGGGCCACCCCGCCGCCCTCAAGGAGACACTGCGCCTATACCCCCCCGGTTGGATGGGCAGCCGCCGCCTGGCCTCGCCGCTGGAGTGGGAGGGCGTCCACCTGCCGCGCGGCACGCTGGTGCTGTACAGCCCCTACCTCAGCGCCCGCGACCCGGAGCGCTGGGAGGCCCCCGGCGAGTTCCAGCCTCAGCGCTGGCACCAGCCGCCCCCGGCCTGGACCTACCTCCCTTTCGGCGGCGGCGAGCGGATCTGCCTGGGGATGCACCTCGCGCACCTGATCATTCTGGAGACGCTCGCCGCGTTGCCCCCGTTGTCACCCGTGAGCGACGACCCGGTGCCCTGGGCCG is a window of Deinococcus terrestris DNA encoding:
- a CDS encoding glycosyltransferase; amino-acid sequence: MRRPDLARAYRLTAAGFFGYKALTLLVNALTYPRLRPRSLAPERPRVSLLVPARNEAHNLPHTLPGLLAQGADEVLVLDDGSTDGTAGVARALGAQVLTGAPLPPGWHGKPWACQQLGEAATGEVLIFTDADVEWHPGALGAVLHEFARSGTDFLSVYPRQRNVTFGERLLTPLVDTVLLTFLPHPLLRFPHHAAAAANGQLIVLRRETYRRVGGHALVRSELLEDVAFASRVKARGGRLGLALGRGVLEVRMYRSYPDSVGGFGKNVGSFHGRSRALLAASLGWHLAAYTLPWLLPGHVRGVWPLRLAGLAERTSVNLLTGRRRPADLAEGLLAPVTPLLALPVYRRAMRRKVAWKGREYEQ
- a CDS encoding phytoene desaturase family protein; translation: MSPRTRHIAVIGAGFAGLAAALRLAQAGARVTVLDALERPGGKAALGYEDFSSGPTVVTMPQVFRGLHARLGLDLPPLEPARPTTTYHALSGRTFAPEALHVAGSLEPTLAQLSRQEARDYARLLEAARRMYRDAAPTFIFGPPPGRAGLARYALTRGLRAAPWSSLARLVRSGPFLTPFWLRFATYLGADPYRAPAVLHNISWVELGYGVWHLEGGLGALAGRLHERAAALGVRFEFGTRVQLLSTHGGQVLGAHTSRGAFAADAWVSAADRALTRGWLGLPADPAPRGLSGFALQLRLPENRGHAHHIFWPAEYAREWRDIRAGQLPGDPTLYLHLDGDRAFLLVNAPPRPEAVGNAPEYGKFLLRQLQARFPLEVSEWRPLSPADYARTGVGGALYGQAPHGLTGSLRPGWTLPGARNLVQVGGTVHPGGGVPLSILSGWNGAGQLLGLGYDDLGGRDVPGKGETWPG
- a CDS encoding cytochrome P450 — protein: MARLTPLAALPEPPPRPGSGHLQDWAQAPLPLLEEGARRAREGGGSLFQLRLGLPAVLGFSPEWNRRVLTDLPTFRSAGTFPRLVPFIAGGIVLTDAPEHRARRGVLNPAFGRSELEALRERVRLARPPVPTGEFDALDWADRAVLRMLNAAYFSGEFPEELLHAFLAPLRRPFPYPALPRPRLFARVRAELDWLALRRRAAGGGDDLLAVLAPLPGGLEEVRISLAAAHDTTTHALVWTMWHLARHPRWHTREGHPAALKETLRLYPPGWMGSRRLASPLEWEGVHLPRGTLVLYSPYLSARDPERWEAPGEFQPQRWHQPPPAWTYLPFGGGERICLGMHLAHLIILETLAALPPLSPVSDDPVPWAGVTLGPVGPVRMRAVGESTS